The Hoplias malabaricus isolate fHopMal1 chromosome X2, fHopMal1.hap1, whole genome shotgun sequence genomic interval AGTGTGCCAAAATAGAGGAGGCTTCTCAAAATGAGGTATTCTTTGATGAAGCTGCATTAAAAGAGGACCCGTTTAAAAAGTACATCATTTATACAAGTACATTGGACATAAATTCACACTACATAACATGAAAATATTTCATCTGTTTaaacccatccatccattgtctacTGCTTATCTGGGTCTGAATTGCGGGGGAGGCAGTCCGaataaagaaacccagacctccctctctctagCCACTCCTTCCAGCCCTTCCGAGGAGATACCAaagtgttcccaggccagtggAGACATATaatctctccagtgtgttctggGTCCACTCCTTCCAGCTCTTCCGAGGAGATACCAaagtgttcccaggccagtagAGACATATAatctctccagcatgttctggGTCTTCCCCGGGGCATTGGACATGCCCAAAACACCTCACCACAAAGGAGGCATTTGGACCAGGTGCCTGAACCAACTCAGCTGGCTCCTCTAGACgctcctctctcctctgtctctaagggagagtccagacaccctgctgAGGAAACTCATCTCAGCCACTTGTACTagcgatctcattctttcggtcattacccaaagctcatgaccatagatgatggaacggtaaatcgagagctttgttTTTCGGCTCAGAtttctcttcaccacaatgggCCGGTACAGAGTCTGCATTACTGCATTACAGAGTCCGCAACAATCGgacctcatccacccccaggGCCCCACTGCCAAGGAGTACTGTCAATCTCTGCCACATTAATCGGAAAAACCACTGAGTGATTGATGAGCCATCTCCCGGTCCCCAAACTCTGCTTCCTCTGTAGAACAAATGCTGGTAGGgttgagaagatcctcaaagtattccttccactgtCTAATGATATCCCCAGTCGAGTTCAACAACttcccacccccaccatatacagtgttggtggagaactgcatttccctcATGAGTCACCTGACAGTTTGCCAGAATCTTCTTGGAGCTGAccgaaaataattttttatgtcCTAACTGAACTCCTCCTCCCCCTTTGCTTCGGCAACAGCCGAATCCACAATTCACTTGGCACTTCGGCACCCGTCAGCTGCCTCCAGAGTCACTTGACTCtgcttgacagcctcccttaCCCGGGATGTCCACcacgagtgcggggattgccaccacCAGGGGCACAGACTACTTTTCAGCCACAGCTCCGGTTAGCctcctcaacaatggaggtccggaagaTGGCCCATTCGGACTAAATGTCACCAACCTCCCCTGGGATGCAGttgaagctctgccggatgtctGAGTtaaagatctttctgacaggttcctttGCCAAATGTTCCCAACCAACCCTCAGCACAACTGATCCAACTTACcactaggtggtgatcagttgacagctcagcacctctcttcacctgagtgtccagaacatatggcctcTGGTCAgttgatacgactataaagtcgatcatcaaaATGCAGCCTAGGATAACCTGATGCAAGTTGTATTTGTGGACACCCTTGTGatcgaacatggtgttcattaTGGAAAGCGGTGACGGGCatagaaatccaataactgaacaccactcaggTTCTGATCGGAGAGGCGTTCCTCCCAGATTTAGTACTTTCCActaccccctctagggtccccaagaaggccagGTACTCTAAGCTGCTGTTCAGTCAGTGACGTTTCCCCAACCCAAACATACAGGCGCTGAGCccgggggctatgagtaagctcACTTCTGCCCtatgcctctcaccctgggcaactccagagagGAAGAGCATCCAGCCCTCTCGaagagattggttccagagcccatactgtgtgtcgaggtaaGCCAGACTATTTGTACCTGgaacctctcaacctcgcgcaccagctcaggctcctttcccaccagagaggttacattccatgttccaagagccagtttAATTAACCAAGAAACAAAACGCCAGGGTCTCGCCCTCGACTGCCACCTGATCCACattgcaccagacccggatatCTACCTCttccacaggtggtgggcccatgggagagtggacccatctTAATTTTCAGACTAAGCCCTGCCAGACCCCATGGGTAAAAGTCAGACCACCAGACACTTGCcgaggagcccctcccccaggcctggctctaGGGTGGGGCCCAGGCAACCTTACTTCAGGCACGGGAAACTgcgttattgttattatttcatCTGGGTCTTATGAATCACTCTTTGTCTAGGTTCATcgcctaggaccaatttgccatgggagaccctaccaggggctgtTGCTCccaacaacatagctcctaggctcacattggcacacaaacccctccaccacgttatgGTGGTGATCCAGGGAGTGGTGTTTCAACCACCTTGGATTAAAAGATCTAAGCAAATATGGCAAATACCAAGAAAGACACTTTTTGATAAATGTGAATTTCAGTATTGtaaaatatacacaatatatgAGCAACCACAGCTttttatattaacatttttacagGTATGTTTTCTTACTTTGTCCAAGGCAACAGTAAAAATCAAACCCTTGTCTTGTTTACAGTTGAAATGTTACACGTGATTAAAATACAGTTGTCTCTCAAAAACAAGtatttttccatccatccatccattatctgtaaccgcttatccaatttagggttacggggggtccagagcctacctggaatcatcgagcgcaaggcgggaatacaccctggaggggacgccagtcctttacagggcaacacagacacacacacacattcactcacacactcacacctacggacactttcgagtcgccaatctacctgtaacgtgtgtttttggactgtgggaggaaacccacgcagacacagagaacaccccaactcctcacagacagtcacccggagcgggaatcgaacccacaacctccaggcccctggagctgtgtgactgcgacactacctgctgcgccaccgtgccgcacaagtatttttaatacaaaaaaaagaaaatacttaaatatatttacatgttaaCATGTGCTCAAAAATATGCATGTATTTTAGGTTCCCAAACAGTTCATAATTGAGAGGTTATTTTTCAGTATGACCTATGTATGttgaatgttttttattttttttaactttgatAAACTGTCTATAAGTTTGAAAAAGGAACTATATAAATTGAACTTATGATGCATGTTCGTATGGTTGTTTTGTGTGCTAAATGCAGCATATGTAACTACAGGAAGCAAACTTCAGCTTGGCTGATCTTAAAGACCCTGGTGTCTATAAGCCCCTATGGATTGGCATCATGATGATGCTGTTGCAGCAGTTCACTGGCATCAATGCCATCATGTTCTATGCTGAGAACATATTTGAGCAAGCACACTTTGAGGTAAGACATTTAAATCATTATGGgtgatattatattttttttttcctacacTAGTACAGTTAACTGTGCCCCGATTAATACTCATAGTATGAGTTTAATGCCTATTTGAAGAATGTATATAACTACTGTTAATGTATACTCTGCAAAAACTAAAAATGCTGACAAAGACATTTGTTTTGGTGTGTCTTAGAATGGCAGTGTTGCCACAGTCATTGTGGCTGCCACTCAGGTTTTTTTCACAGCTGTTGCGGCTCTAATCATGGATCGAGCTGGAAGAAAGGTTCTCCTCATCTTGTCAGGTTAGAATTCCCTTTGTTACTTTACAGAAAATGCTTACAGGAGGGTCGTATTTACCACATATTCACATCTCCAGTTGTTACTAAGTCTCCTCACTTATTCTTCAGGTGCCGCCATGTGTTTGAGTGAAGCCCTTTTTGGAGTTTACTTTAAATTGTCTGTAATGAAGCAGACTAACTCCTCACAGGTGAGTGCCCTCATGGGAGCCCAAGGCACAGTCGGTGAAGAAGCACATCCAGATCTGGCTTGGCTTGCGCTTGCTAGCATGGGCATTTTCATAGCAGGTTTGTAAAATTTTGCTTGGTAACATATCTCACTTAAAAACAAACTaccttgtgtgtgtctgtagctGTTTTAGAAATTGGTATTGAATTGGGTTTTGGCCAGTAAACTTACACTAAAAAAGCCTTTTATATATAGGCCTCTTTTTCAGCCTATTCTAAAGACAATTcttcatttaattttctttctagcctaaatatttttaagatatatttttaaagtgtttagaTATATGTTCTATGTGCATAAATGAGGAAAAAGACCTGAAGTTGAATGAATTTGGTATCTGAGTGCATTTGTAATTTCTCAGGGTTTGCTTTGGGCTGGGGTCCTACGCCATGGCTGGTGATGTCTGAGATCTTTCCTACCAGAGTGCGAGGGCCAGGCAGTGCTGTCTGTGTCCTTACCAACTGGACCTGCGCATTTATCGTCACCAAGTCATTCCAGAGCCTCATGGTAAAGTTTTCAAGTGTTACCTTCACAAAGACACTAGTGATTATTATCAGCAGCAGTCCTAAATCTTTGCCTATGTATCCTGTATTCCCACAGGATCTCATAACCAGCGCAGGAACATTCTGGATGTTTTCAGTCCTATGTGCCTTGAATGTCATCTTCACTATCTTCTTTGTCCCAGAGACCAAAGGCAAAACACTGGAGGAAATTCAGGCGCATTTTAAAGGAACTCGCTCACGCTAAGCTAAaactaacattcattcatagcATTCATTGATCAAAATATTTCTTAGGAAAACGTTATACAAAGAAACATACACAAAAATTCAccaagtaaaaaaataataacaataattgttATATTTTTGGATGATTGATAATCAAtgatttataataaattatttgcaaAAGTGCACTGAGAATTATGTAATAAACTAGAATAAAAGAACCATGTGAAAGTCTAACCTCTAGCATGagaataacattaaaatcagaGAACAGGTAACTGATAGAAACCAAGAATTCTGAATAGATCTACACTATTAAGAGTGGATAGAAAAGGTGTGTTAATTAAATCCAAGTTTTCACTTACATttctaataaaataacaaatggcTATTCCACAAAATGTTAGTTTCTTACTGTTTTATGCTGCTTGGATGTTTCAGTGCCATATGAGATTGACAGTGTTCACTGTTTGGGGATTTAGACAACAGAAATCGATTAGACCCCTGTATCTCAGACACATTCTCACATAAAGATCTAATAAGCTAAACCTGTACTATTCACTTAACTAAACGCGAGCAAGTTCATCAGTGCACACTGAAAGCGAAAAAACAATTTACTCTCTCATGAACTCTCTTATGAATTGAAATGGACTGTGTTTCATTCTTTTtccgtttatttatttctgctttGTATTAGACTTGACTCTTGaataaacagatttttcagCAGTTTTGCTGTGTATGCATGTGCTCAgagatgtacatttttttaaaaacaaaaatagaaggAAGTCATATGCTTAAGAAGATTAATATgtattttctataaaataatataagtaTTTTTCTGGGAATTAAAAGActgttatttttctttaaattccTGTTAAGTTGAGATTATAGGAAGTTGTGTAACTAAGCATCCCTTTCTAGTTAAAAACCATACACATTCTCACGAAAAAGATTCTGGTTAAAGCTTCTAAAAATAACGGTTGAGACTGAGAAAACACCTAAGCCTTATCAGTTCAACAAAAAGATTTTGACgcattttattttgcatttttctgcAGAGATGCTGGTTTTGGACAGTTCTGAGTAAATTATCCATAGTGGTGGTTCCTCCTTTACAGTAATGCCACATTCCACTTATctgatgttttgtttgtattgttCATTTTCACTTCTCGAAAATCCGTTCCCGTGTGATGTTTTCCCATCTCAGCTAATCTGAAGAGAAACTGGATACTTCTAGAATTTTGCATAGTATGTCTATTAAAGCCAAGATGTTACCAAATGCTACTGGTTATTATCAAGTGATCAGAAATGATTATGAAAATTATTTCTAAGTTATAGCAATATTAGGGGTTGAGATGAAGGTGTTTCAGTTCCTTCTGGCCCCCTCCCACTACATGTACCAGTGATTGCCTTGCTAGGACTACTAGTAGTTACCCCACTGGAGGTGTCCAATTTCAGTACCGACTTGATGTCCAGCAGTGTTTGTTGGCTTCTTTGCTCTACCAATTAACTAAGTTGAGGTAGGTCTTCCTGGATGAAGAAACTACCCAAAGGCCCTTGATGAtgagtacactcttaaaaataaaggtgctataaTAGTTTCTTTGAGGGATGCCATAAAAAAACCATTTTTGTTTCCATAAATAACCATTGTTGCTCATTTGCTTAAATGTGTTAAAACCTTAAGATGGAATGAAagattttgaaacatttaaaaGGTTCTTTACACTCAATTCtcttaatgtgtttttgttcttcTATGCTCAAAGAACACTGTGCTGCACCTTTTATATTTAAGTGTATATTCCATAATGGATGCAACTATGAATGGGAAATGTACTTTTTACAGTAAAAGCAATATCAGGGTTTGCGTTAGTTTCCTGGAAGGAGTTGTGTGAGATTGGTATCTGCGGCACTACTTGTCTAGACACATTTTTGGGAATGTGCTGTTACTCGAGTTTCACTTTTACAGTGGTGCGATCATGCTGGGGTTTGGGGGCTTGGTCTGCTCTGAGTTAAACACATAAAGCTCTTGAGTCCTTGGGACAGTGTGTTCACTCTAGCACCATCTCTGATTCACGGTGTCAGCTTTGAATTTACACACAGCCTCTTTACGAGAGTCCAAAATGTATCTGCTTGTGGTGATTTTGTGCAGCACCGTGCTCTGGGCACACTGTCTCCACTATACAGATGTTCAGCCACAGCAGGATTTCGATCTGGAACAGGTGAGTGAAATAAGCCACTGAGAATTGGCCAATCTAATAGATAGGTGTATGTCTCAGACAGAAAGATTAAAGTATTTAAGATTCAAAGTGTTACCTACATGTGCTAAGTTACAATTCCATAGACAGTTATGTACATAAAAGTGAATGTGCTTATTATATAGTGAAAAAAGCCAAATCTGGGTCAACTGATAAAGCCGCTgtcaaattaataaacaaacagtgcTACGCTCATGTGATTGCAACATGCTGTAGaccaacaaaataaaagtattaGCTGCACTAAGTTTTACTGATTCATTAAATTAACTAATAGATGTACGACTCTTTATGTAATTGATCTCTttagatgatgatgattgtgttAAACTTGAGTattcttattttaatataaaactataatattttagaaatatttcACCAAATGAGGACAAAAATGCTATTGATGTGACAGAACCAATGATATATTTTAGTGTTAATGATGTCTCCATGTGGAGAATTTTCAACCTTTTAtttgatgtaaatataaactaaataaatgttttggatttaatgtgtaaaaataatCTACTTGAAAGACTTGTCTCTGCTTATCTGTCTCAATGTCACACTATTCTGTTATGTTCTTGTTAGTTTTCAGGTGAATGGTATCGTGTTGGCATGGCTTATGAATCTCCATCATTTATTAAATACAAAGGCAGAATGCTGATCTCCAGGGGGTTCCTGGTTTCCAGTGAAAATGGCAGTGCTAACCTCTCCATGTGGACCATGACGGGGTACAGTGTTTACTGCTCTGGAAATGAATAGATTTCATAGTTGGCTTAGAGATTTAGCACTATACCACACTTTATTAAAGTTAATGTCATTAAACCAGGAACatatgttgctgttgttgtccaaactgatttattttacacattaggAGCCTTTACCatcataaaatgtaatgataaaTGTAGCAATggaaagtttatttaaaataaagtcttttaacatttatttatgttaaatattttacttattcacacatttatacagtgggggatatttatttcaaatacatCACCCAAATCAAGCTTGATCTTTGCATTTATTCTTATATTCAGGCCTAAGCTGTGCTCTCCTAGTTTTTACGAGTATGAGAAGACACAGGTTCCTGGACTGTTCACTTATTTCAGTCAAAGTAAGTCCCACAGCACAGATCAGAAAATCTCACTACACAGGAAAAGCCTCATTCTTATTGTTGAAATATGTGACACATTTAACGTGTGAAATATACATAATCTTCATTGAGTGTTACGTAGAGCAACAAATTGAGCATCTCTAGTCTAGACTGCATACTTACAAGAGCATTTTTAAGTGTTCAGATCCCTACAAAATACAAACGTctacacattttaatgcacaattatatttatttgccacattaaatatattcatggtAAACATTAAATTAATGGCACCttgaattttaaaatgttaaattcagcaaatacaAATTCAGAACAAAAATTTGCAGAAAAATGCTTCAATTCAAAGGAATTTTAAAAGGCATGAGACTCACTTGTCTGATTGCTTTTCTGCATTGTAAGGACACAAGATTATGAAAGACATTACAATAGTGGAGACCAACTACACTGAATATGGGTTGGTCCTAAAATACAAGAAGATGGAAAAAGAGTACACTCAGGTGGCTCTCTATGGTGAGTACATGATGCTTTAGCATTTATACCTttgttctcttttgtttttatttttttatttagttttttataaatgtgtatttagTAGATTTGTaaagtatattattttattctctctctctgtctctcagtaattactttttaaataatatgtgatattattatatttgatacaatgatagaatatatatttaatacccCTCACAATCAGTTATAATTTTAAGTGCACCCAGTAACATCTTGCGAGCTAAGTatcattttacatttgtttaatttctgtAGTTGTGAAGGACCTAAGAACAGtatgatacattttttttatatgttagcCCTTTCATACAATATTAGGAACAGCCATCACTGATTGTGCAACAGTTTGTTCAGCTTATTGATTTCAGGTGTACTTTGTAAGTAAACTTTACCTGACTTTACCTAATCTCGCTCTATATACTCTTTAGGCCGGTCCCCAACCCTCAGACCAGAGGTGGTTGAAAAATTCAGATCCTACTCTTTGTCTTTGGGCTTTTCCGCTGAGTCCATTGTAACACCAACTGTTCTGGGTAAGTCTGGAGATGTGtggaagagaaaaacaaagtaaataaGACATTAGACTCAAATGGGTGTTGGGTGGGGGGTTGTAGGCCTTGTGATGTTTACAGTGCAAATATAATGACGTCCAGATTCAGCATAAACAGTTTTAGTGGGGGAGGAGATAAAAGGGGAAGTTGCCCCTTTAAGTTGATCTAAGCTTAGTTCTGCTGTTTGTTACATGGCTCTAATTTATTTATGTGGATATACAGACACTGACAGGTGACAACCTGTTTGAGCCTTAACCTGTGGGGGGCAGCAAAGAATTAAAAATGGTCACTCTTTATGGAAATCTATGTAGCAAATtatcaaattattttttctttgttttcttttgcaaaGATCCATGTCCCTTTCCAGAACCAAGGTAAGGACAGGACACACACATGTATTCAAAaactaaattatattaatattttatgtgtAATTCAAAAGCCAAAAGAAATGTAAtgattctgttttttaaaacctcttgtcttcagaaacaaaacagaagcagTAGCGTGACAAAGTCCACGTATAAGACTTGGAACAGCCTCGTCTCTTCATATCTAGATGTCTAGATATCCAGATGTCATCCAGATGCTTGGGAATTTCctgtattttaataatatattgctTTTTATCATCTTATTTCCCTGTAAAGTCTGTTAATCTGTGCCATGTTTAGTGAACGCTAAGGTAATAAAAGTTTTCCTACTGATATGTTACtcttaattgtatattttaatttttgtgtaGACTTTCTTACTGTAAACTACTGCTTTCACGTTGCAGTGTGCTACTCCCTCTTACCAACAGGTGTTGCTGTTGTTACACTCTGAGGAGGAcgctcattgtgtgtgtgtgtgtgtgtgtgtgtgtgtgtgtgtgtgtgtgtgtgtgtgtgtgtgtgtgtgtgtgagtgaatatatataaacttaAATCTCAGATCTTTTGGTCATTGgccatattttatttacagtaagTCTTCAACACTCAATGAAATCTAGTCATACTTTGAAATTAAGTGAAACAGCTAGAGCTGTGAAGGAACATTTTATACCTAAACTCTCAGAAATAAGAATCATTCAGAAAACTTCATTTTCACAGTTCTGGGCAGAAACATTGGAAGAAAACAGGAGTTTCCCAAGCTGAATTttgaaaaatgattaaaactgtCCTGTTTATTTAACAGTAAAGTTTTCATGATTTAGAGACAAGATCTTGTTTTAGAATTATGAACATACGAACGTGAAAAATAAGAACATTTGCACTAGATCACTTAAACTGGTCCCGGAAAAGTTTTGGAAAATTGTGATATTGTATTTGGAATGATTTGTATCTGGAGAAgctcaaaattcattcattcattcattatctgtaagcgcttatccagttcagggttgcggtgggtccagagcctacctggaatcattgggcgcaaggcaggaaatacaccctggagggggcaccagcccttcacagggcaacacagacattcggacacttttgagtcgccaatccacctgcaacgtgtgtttttggactgtgggaggaaaccggaacacccggaggaaatccacgcagacacagggagaacacaccaactcctcacagacagtcacccggagcgggaatcgaacccacaacctccaggtccctggagctgtgtgactgcgacactacctgctgcaccactgcgcCGCCCAAAGCTTAAAATgcaaacaataattaaataattagataattagtcaattaaaaaaaattaaaaactgaaacaaTTCTAATAAGAATTGAAGATTAAATGAAAGCAGTGGGTGTGCTTGCAATAAATATTTTGTccctaaaatattattaatagaaacatACATAAATGAAGGGAGGTTTCTGACGTTTACACAACACTTTTAATCTACACAGGTGAAAGGGAAGCTGTGAAATATGTATGTGGAGggatggatggacagatggatGTGATGGTGGATTGGTGGATGGACAGgtgaatggatggatagatgggtTGATGATAGGTGAATAGGTGCCTGAAAAGgtgcatgaatgaatggatggatgtatataTGAAtggaagaatgaatgaatggatgggtgGTTGAATAGATGATGGGTAAATTAATGGTTGGATAGGATGAGTGATGGATGGAcagatga includes:
- the LOC136677438 gene encoding lipocalin-like; the protein is MYLLVVILCSTVLWAHCLHYTDVQPQQDFDLEQFSGEWYRVGMAYESPSFIKYKGRMLISRGFLVSSENGSANLSMWTMTGPKLCSPSFYEYEKTQVPGLFTYFSQRHKIMKDITIVETNYTEYGLVLKYKKMEKEYTQVALYGRSPTLRPEVVEKFRSYSLSLGFSAESIVTPTVLDPCPFPEPRNKTEAVA
- the LOC136677555 gene encoding solute carrier family 2, facilitated glucose transporter member 8-like, with the protein product MNHEEESRPLLAESQRSEEEDRSEQDAYLDKVKNGKLYLATFAAVLGPLSFGFVLGFSSPAIPDLQRTTDQRLRLTVEEASWFGSVVTIGAGLGGLFGGWIVEKIGRKLSLMFCALPFIFGFTIIIAAQSHWMLYMGRVLTGLASGVTSLVVPLYISEMAHERVRGTMGSCVQLMVVTGIMGAYIAGLFLDWRWLAITCSIPPTLMLVFMCFMPETPRYLISRGKRREAEEALRFLRGPNAPAEWECAKIEEASQNEEANFSLADLKDPGVYKPLWIGIMMMLLQQFTGINAIMFYAENIFEQAHFENGSVATVIVAATQVFFTAVAALIMDRAGRKVLLILSGAAMCLSEALFGVYFKLSVMKQTNSSQVSALMGAQGTVGEEAHPDLAWLALASMGIFIAGFALGWGPTPWLVMSEIFPTRVRGPGSAVCVLTNWTCAFIVTKSFQSLMDLITSAGTFWMFSVLCALNVIFTIFFVPETKGKTLEEIQAHFKGTRSR